The DNA window CTTACAAGCATCTCGCCAGCGCAATGAACGACGTAAAGAGCATCATCCCACTTGCGAAGCGATTTGGACATTCATCCTACACATACACAGGATTTACTGTCAGTCCATCAGACGATATGGATTTAGATCATATTTTCGTCAAGGACACAAGTGGACTTCAATTCAAGTCTTTTGCCGTTCTCAACAACTTATATGAAGATGGCGTCTTTATTTCGGACCATCGGCCGGTCGTTGTAGACTTACGGCTGAACCATGTTAGTCGCAAATATCGAAGGGAAGACGATGCATCTAAAAAGTAAGAGGCGgagcttattatttttatgaCAGGGCGTTGGCATATGTTGAATGTTATGATACCCATTTTAAACGATCTAGATTCCAATAAAAACAATGATAAATTATCTCTTGATTACCTATGCCGGTCACTTATTTGGTGAGCTTTTCCGTCGCAACCACTCACGAGGGTTTTCACCAGACCTACTGCTCCATCGTTTTCGCGTTTGACAATTTGGTACACTTGGGATGCATCCAATCACATTATATGGGAAGACAATAACGCTTAAAGCAAGCTCCCAACGACTCCACACTCGTGATGAGATAGATACGCGAGAGATCGTCAATACAACCCTCCTGACAGAAAATAACGGAAATGTGGTAATGTCGCTTTGTTTTGACAGGTGCTGTCAGGGTTTATAGTAGGCTATGGTGGAGGAATTGTTCCTCTTCATAATGAGCGTCTTTAGCTTTAACTATGGGGTAGCTATTGTTGATATAGATCGTAGTTGGACTTCTGGCGTTGATCTTCGAAGACAGAGATTGTATCGTCACACTTTTCAACAGAAGGGCCCTCAATTGCAGACACTGCTTCGATGATATAGTCATCGTGCAAACTAAATGACACTCCAAAGCAAGGAAGATTGGGAAGTTGGCCAACACaataactacctaccttagtaggtatcTCAAGTTCTTGATACCAATGAATCTTGCCGGACTTATCCCACATCCAATTCCAGTACGTAGGTAGATTGGTGTATTGGTAACCAATAAGAGTCACGCCCGGTTAGCTCAATCGGTAGAGCGTGAGACTCTTACGAGTACGCGATCTCAAGGTTGCGGGTTCGACCCCCGCATCGGGCTGTTCCTATATGAATTCGATTGCGAGCGTTTGCGAGGCTTTCTTTTTGTACTCATATACATTGTTATGAAACCCCTTCAAGCACTATCGCGATTACCTACTAGACTAGTACCTAGGCCCCAGGATACAGAAAAATTAATTGCCCGAGGTCAACGCTGTGTGGCTCCGCTTTTACGACCAATTAGACTTTTCGCTGATTGACGTCATCTCCTTGTGTTCGCCTTTCGACATTGCGAAACTGACTGCTTTCTCTTATGGTGATGCCTTCACACACTATTCTTAAAGATTCGCCAAGATGCCAAACAGACACGCCTATCAGAACACAAACCATCCCCATATAGGGCCATGGACAGGGCCGCTCCATCGGCCATTGATGTATCTCAAAAGAGCCGGCAAGGCCGGATCCTTTCCTTTACGTGGTATCTGGTTCTTTCTATGCAACCGCGAGTTTTGGCCACTCTTTATGAGCAGGATTCTACCTTTATCTTTGATATCATTTCTTGTATACTTCGTTCTCTTCACGTTTACCTTCTTACCCCAATATGCATTCTTAGCAATCTTCCATGGCTGGGGGGCGTGGGTCAATGCTGTGGTACTGGTGCTGGGGGAAGGCTTGGTCATCGTACAGGGTCTATTTGAGGGATTCTTTGTCGATGAATGTCGCGTGGATGTGTTTGATGTAAGTTTTCCAGCTCTAGTATTCTTTTGTTCGAGACACTGATATCACAGGCCACTCTCATCAAGCTGGGACACAAAGATCTTATTGCACCACAGCGAATTATCTTACTGGATGCGCCAAACCCCGTTCGGATGCTTGGAAAACCCACAACTGATGCGGTCTACACGCCCTGGAGCATAATTCAAATTGTTGAACTTGTTGTCTTCCTACCACTCAACTTCGTCCCTGTCGTTGGCACGCCcgccttcatcatcatcacaggTACCCGGCTTGGAAAGCTCGCCCATTATCGATGGTTCCAACTCAAGGGCTACTCAAAGGTTGAGCAGAAGAAGGCGCTGAGAGACCGCGCTTGGGAGTATGTCTGGTTCGGCACAGTTGCTATGATCCTGGAACTCGTTCCTGTCTTGTCgttattctttcttttgaCAACTACGGCAGGGGCTGCTCAGTGGACGGCAGAAATTGAAGATGAGGACAGTACTTCTGATGAGGATGGATATTATGGTCAAAATGGGCACAGCGAGCAGTACGATCACCATGATGCGCCTCCTCCCCCTTACACGGACGACTTGGTTTGAGTGTGCCACGTAATTGTTAGGTAGGTATTGATTCTAAACTCTAGAGTATAAAAACAAATGACAAAGAGTACagtctaaatagcataaagtgacctgcTAATTCAGTCTCTTGTACACCAAGCGGCCAACGTTTCTGGTACCGAGCCCTTTCTAAGAGAGTGTTTTCATTCTCCAAAGTCAGTCCTGCTTAAGTCACTCCCTCATCTTAGTACGTAGGTAGGCCCTCGGTCGCTGAAAGTTTTGTACTCCTTTTTCACTTGTCGGTTGTCATCTTCCTTTGCCCCATGAGTACGAGGCACTCCAGTGTGTAGCAACGCGGAGAAGCTGCAAATGCATTACAGTGACCCAGGCCCAAGATCAGTGCTATGCTCTCCTTGTGACCATGTTTCTCTCACACTGGTAATTTGTAGCGTACCATAGGCGAAAGAAAAGGGCAGAGTGTTCAGGCACCAGCCTAACATCCACTGGCCCGTCCATATATCTTCCAGCATACGAATATAAATTCTAACTAATCGCGCATCCGGATGTTTAAGCAGATATTTGACAtcaatttactatataaacgTAATGTCAAAGGCTGTACTAgtagaattataaaatttactACACATACTACCTAAGCAACAAGTTGCGCTTCCCCCCTGAAAGCAGACCTCTCGTAGATACTCGGATACAGAGTGCACTGGTACTTGCTTGCACTCCCATATATGAATGGCCACTGCGCGCTCTTTCCCTCTCTAGCAGCGCCTTCCTCCAGTTGCGTTTTTGATCGCGTGCTCAACGCGTCATCCCCAACGAAGTTGCTCACCAGTTCTCTAAGACGGAAGGAGCTCCTGCCTCGTCCCCCTCCTCAGGCAACCCCTCCGTTACCCCCCTCCaagtttcttcttcttctcctcatccatctcatcctcttctctccTCACCATCCGTTCTCACCACGAGAAGAATCCCCTTCTCATTACCTTCGTTTAATTTCATTCATCTTCAAGCACTCTTCCGCTCTCTTCTGGCACATCACCTTCCACTTGCCCGCTTACAGCAGCTTGTCTCTTTGCATTTGCACACAATCCAATCCTCCAACTCCTCTCACCTCGACGTCGCTCGCACACGATGCGTATCTCCGCATCTCTCGGGGTCCTTGTGGCCAGCGGCCTTTTAGGCCACTCTGCCTCACAGGCCACTGATTACAGGTGAGTAAAATACTGTCGCTGTTCAAGAATTCGGACTAACCTTTCATGATAGTAACACCAACGGCAGCCCCTTCGGTAACCAACCTGACGGCTCTGGCAATGCCATCCCTGGCAACAATGGGGGAGTGTCTAACACCTTGCCTTACCCAAGCAACGCTGTGGGATCCATCCCTGGTTCGCTCCCCAGTGGTGTTGGCCCTGTTGGCCCCGTCTTTCCTGGCGATGGTTCCAATGGTCTTCCTCCTACTGGGCCTGTCGGCGGCCCTGAGAACCTTCCTGGTTCTGCCTCTCCCGGTGGTGGTTCCAACGGTCCCTATCCCAACGGGCCTGGCGGTATTCCCGGAAACCTTCCCGGCTCCGGCTCCCCAGCTGATGACGCCAATGGTCTTCCACCCAATGGGCCTACTGGCGGTCCTGGAAACGTTCCCGGATCTATCCCCGGTAGCTCTTCAAGCAATGGAAATGGTAACTTCCCAGGCGCTGGATCTGTGATCATTCCTGGCAGCTTTCCTACCAGTATCCCCCAGAACGTTCCCAGTTCCCCTGATTCTCCCCTTTCTGGTGCTTCGGATATCCCTACCTGCCCCTTCCGCTCTACCAAGACCGTGGTTGTCACCATCTACCCTACGGATACTGAAAGCGAATCTGGGTTTCACTGGCCCGATGATTCAGA is part of the Fusarium poae strain DAOMC 252244 chromosome 4, whole genome shotgun sequence genome and encodes:
- a CDS encoding hypothetical protein (SECRETED:SignalP(1-15)~TransMembrane:2 (n3-11c15/16o361-383i416-438o)); translation: MKFAILLTSAVAVAAAPLSRTTDVRLMTYNIRLAPNHPERGEELWPVRRPRLVSQLNFETSGRPESLVCMQEATYPQIQDLQQDLGDEWDYYGVGRKGGKRGEFSPIFYRPSVWNMEDSKTYWLSSTPQKVGSRGWDAAFPRIVTVARFQHISTGNRLVYMCTHFDHKGKTARENSAKLISATAEEWSSLGFENVPVFIGGDLNSSPDEPAYKHLASAMNDVKSIIPLAKRFGHSSYTYTGFTVSPSDDMDLDHIFVKDTSGLQFKSFAVLNNLYEDGVFISDHRPVVVDLRLNHGLFEGFFVDECRVDVFDATLIKLGHKDLIAPQRIILLDAPNPVRMLGKPTTDAVYTPWSIIQIVELVVFLPLNFVPVVGTPAFIIITGTRLGKLAHYRWFQLKGYSKVEQKKALRDRAWEYVWFGTVAMILELVPVLSLFFLLTTTAGAAQWTAEIEDEDSTSDEDGYYGQNGHSEQYDHHDAPPPPYTDDLV